In Paenibacillus sp. 1781tsa1, one DNA window encodes the following:
- a CDS encoding helix-turn-helix transcriptional regulator — MRRIRIRLNEVMAERGLTQTQLAEVSNVRQAAISEMSRNIREQINIKTLIKIADALEIDDISELIVIEKD; from the coding sequence ATGAGAAGGATTCGAATCCGCCTTAATGAAGTAATGGCAGAACGTGGGTTAACACAGACACAGCTTGCGGAGGTATCAAACGTTAGACAAGCGGCTATCTCTGAGATGTCTCGGAATATCCGCGAACAAATCAACATTAAGACGCTAATCAAAATAGCTGACGCGCTTGAGATCGACGACATATCGGAGCTTATCGTAATAGAGAAGGACTAG
- a CDS encoding NAD(P)/FAD-dependent oxidoreductase yields MKNFVILGGGYGGLTIIKELLEGKIPSDTQIILVDRSPFQGLKTEYYALAAGTVSDYDLRIQFPVNDKVTYRYGEVTSIDLEQRQIEFEGQDPLEYDKLVIGLGCTDRFHNTPGAEDYSCTIQSFSKTRETYLRLNEVKAYGNVHIVGGGLSGVEMAAELRESRPDLNISILDRGERVLSAFPQRLSVYVHEWFNEHQVETRGHIAISRVEPNAIYNRDEQILTDAVVWTAGIQPVKVVQDLDVTKDPQGRVVLNEYYQIPEYTDVYVVGDCASVPYAPSGQAAEVQGEQIAHIQHALWKGEKPNPHPLKLRGTLGALGKKSGFGLMGKTSMMGRVPRILKSGVLWMSKRHLG; encoded by the coding sequence ATGAAAAATTTTGTCATTCTTGGAGGCGGTTATGGCGGCCTCACCATCATCAAGGAACTTCTGGAAGGTAAGATTCCATCCGATACACAGATTATTTTGGTGGACCGCAGCCCCTTTCAGGGATTAAAGACCGAATATTACGCACTCGCAGCAGGAACCGTATCCGATTATGACCTGCGTATCCAATTTCCAGTGAACGATAAAGTCACTTACCGTTATGGAGAAGTTACTTCCATTGACCTGGAACAGCGTCAGATTGAATTTGAAGGCCAAGACCCGCTTGAATACGATAAACTTGTTATTGGACTGGGTTGTACAGACCGTTTCCACAACACACCAGGCGCTGAAGACTACAGCTGTACCATTCAGAGCTTTAGCAAAACACGTGAGACTTACCTGCGACTTAATGAAGTCAAAGCCTATGGCAACGTGCATATTGTAGGCGGTGGATTAAGTGGTGTCGAGATGGCAGCCGAACTTCGTGAGAGCAGACCGGATCTCAACATCAGCATTCTGGATCGTGGTGAACGTGTATTATCCGCTTTCCCGCAACGTCTGTCCGTGTATGTGCATGAATGGTTCAACGAACATCAGGTAGAGACACGCGGACATATCGCCATTTCACGCGTTGAACCTAATGCCATCTATAACCGGGATGAACAGATCCTAACGGATGCTGTTGTCTGGACGGCAGGCATTCAGCCTGTAAAAGTGGTACAGGATCTGGACGTGACCAAAGATCCCCAAGGTCGTGTCGTCCTGAATGAATACTACCAAATCCCGGAATATACCGATGTATATGTGGTTGGTGACTGTGCCAGTGTGCCTTATGCACCTAGCGGTCAAGCTGCGGAAGTACAGGGTGAGCAGATCGCCCATATTCAGCATGCCCTCTGGAAAGGCGAAAAGCCCAATCCACATCCACTCAAGCTTCGTGGCACACTCGGTGCACTCGGCAAGAAGTCTGGGTTTGGGCTGATGGGCAAAACGTCTATGATGGGACGTGTACCTCGTATTTTGAAAAGTGGTGTGCTCTGGATGTCCAAGCGCCATCTCGGTTAG
- a CDS encoding NifU family protein, translating into MSENAQDTMYDEVSDVLDKLRPFLQRDGGDVELVDVEDGIIKLKLVGACGSCPSSTITLKAGIERALLEEVEGVQEVVQVF; encoded by the coding sequence ATGAGCGAAAACGCACAAGACACCATGTATGATGAGGTATCTGATGTTCTTGACAAGCTTCGTCCGTTCCTGCAACGCGATGGCGGTGACGTGGAACTGGTTGACGTGGAAGACGGCATCATTAAGCTGAAACTAGTCGGTGCCTGCGGCAGTTGCCCAAGCTCCACTATTACCTTAAAAGCCGGGATTGAACGCGCCCTTCTTGAAGAAGTTGAGGGTGTACAAGAAGTCGTACAAGTATTCTAA
- a CDS encoding MetQ/NlpA family ABC transporter substrate-binding protein — translation MKKWSFALLSLMLIAVLAACGNNKDADSGADNSAGAPRTVELKVGASPTPHAEILESIKPELEAQGIRLQVVTFNDYVQPNQQLADKKLDANFFQHQPYLDTENKERGFNLVAVTPVHVEPFGGYSKKIKSLDELADGAKVAIPNDPSNGGRALLLLAKEGIITLKDNTNITSTIQDITANPKNLDIIELDAAMMPRQLDEADLVFINANYALEANLNPANDALLIEDLQGNPYANILVSREDNKDSDAIQKLAAALHSEEVKTFIKERYKGAVEPATE, via the coding sequence ATGAAAAAATGGTCTTTCGCTCTACTTAGTCTTATGTTGATTGCAGTTCTCGCAGCTTGCGGAAACAACAAGGATGCCGATAGCGGCGCAGACAATTCAGCAGGTGCACCACGCACGGTTGAATTGAAAGTTGGAGCTTCACCTACACCACACGCTGAGATTCTGGAAAGCATCAAGCCTGAACTGGAAGCACAAGGTATTCGTTTGCAAGTCGTTACGTTCAATGACTATGTTCAACCCAACCAGCAACTTGCTGATAAAAAATTGGATGCAAACTTCTTCCAGCATCAACCTTACTTGGACACAGAGAATAAAGAACGTGGATTCAACCTCGTTGCTGTAACTCCTGTTCATGTTGAACCTTTTGGCGGATACTCCAAAAAGATTAAATCTTTGGATGAATTGGCTGACGGCGCAAAAGTAGCCATTCCAAATGACCCATCCAATGGGGGACGTGCTCTGTTGCTGCTCGCGAAAGAAGGCATCATTACGCTGAAAGATAACACAAATATCACATCTACGATTCAAGATATCACAGCCAATCCGAAGAACCTGGATATCATCGAGCTGGATGCAGCCATGATGCCTCGTCAATTGGATGAAGCGGATCTGGTATTCATCAACGCTAACTATGCGCTTGAAGCGAACCTGAATCCGGCGAATGATGCTTTGCTCATCGAAGATCTGCAAGGTAACCCATACGCGAACATCCTCGTTTCGCGTGAGGACAACAAGGATTCAGATGCAATTCAGAAATTGGCTGCTGCCCTGCACTCCGAAGAAGTGAAAACATTTATCAAAGAGCGTTATAAAGGTGCAGTTGAACCTGCAACTGAATAA
- a CDS encoding methionine ABC transporter ATP-binding protein encodes MIELKGLTKTYGKGKKSTTALSELNLNIQKGEIYGVIGHSGAGKSTLIRCINLLERPTEGEVWVDGINLTELSKTELQQQRRKIGMIFQHFNLLSSATVYDNVAFPLKLVNTPKDAIDRKVKEMLNLVGLENHSNKYPAQLSGGQKQRVGIARALASDPNVLLCDEATSALDPQTTNSILKLLLDINEKYNLTIVLITHEMHVIQNICDKVAVIHQGGIVEQGPVTEVFLKPQHAITRDFMMRDHEAGLALEETALANAGVELQAGVASKLVKISFLGNKTYEAILSRTVRKTGVDFAILQGTISTIKQVPYGQLTVRFEGDSNAIDRTISELTAEGLDVEVLR; translated from the coding sequence TTGATTGAATTAAAAGGTCTAACAAAAACGTACGGCAAAGGAAAAAAGTCTACAACAGCGTTATCCGAGCTGAATTTGAACATCCAAAAGGGTGAAATCTACGGCGTGATTGGCCATTCCGGAGCGGGTAAAAGTACACTGATTCGCTGTATTAATTTGCTGGAGCGGCCTACGGAGGGTGAAGTATGGGTTGACGGAATCAACCTGACTGAACTGAGCAAAACCGAATTACAGCAACAGAGACGCAAGATCGGAATGATTTTTCAACACTTTAATCTGTTATCTTCGGCAACAGTATATGATAATGTGGCTTTTCCACTAAAGCTTGTGAATACACCCAAGGATGCCATCGATCGTAAAGTGAAGGAAATGCTCAATCTCGTTGGTCTGGAGAACCATAGCAACAAATATCCAGCTCAATTATCAGGTGGACAGAAACAACGTGTGGGGATTGCGAGAGCACTTGCGAGTGATCCGAATGTACTTCTCTGTGATGAGGCTACTTCAGCACTTGATCCGCAGACGACAAATTCAATTCTGAAATTATTGCTCGACATTAACGAAAAGTACAACCTTACAATTGTGCTGATTACACATGAGATGCATGTCATTCAGAACATCTGTGACAAGGTGGCTGTCATTCATCAAGGTGGCATTGTGGAACAGGGACCTGTAACAGAAGTGTTCCTGAAGCCGCAACATGCGATTACGCGGGATTTCATGATGCGTGACCATGAAGCTGGACTGGCTCTGGAAGAGACCGCTCTGGCGAATGCAGGCGTTGAATTGCAGGCAGGTGTTGCTTCCAAACTTGTGAAGATATCCTTTCTGGGGAACAAAACGTATGAAGCGATTTTGTCCAGAACGGTTCGTAAGACGGGTGTGGATTTTGCCATCCTGCAGGGAACGATCTCTACGATTAAACAGGTTCCTTATGGACAGCTGACCGTTCGGTTCGAGGGTGATTCTAATGCCATTGATCGGACGATATCCGAATTAACCGCTGAGGGACTTGATGTGGAGGTGCTACGTTAG
- a CDS encoding YuzB family protein → MRPIIEFCANNMHFGTDEVMDQLEENPDYDVIEYGCLTNCGQCSMTPFALVNGEVVITDKVEDLYNAILAKIAEADVWDELDLD, encoded by the coding sequence ATGAGACCGATTATTGAATTTTGTGCCAACAATATGCATTTTGGCACAGATGAAGTCATGGATCAACTGGAAGAAAATCCAGACTATGACGTGATTGAATACGGCTGCCTCACCAACTGTGGCCAATGTTCTATGACTCCATTTGCACTGGTGAATGGTGAAGTGGTCATCACGGACAAAGTGGAAGATCTATATAACGCCATTCTGGCCAAAATTGCCGAAGCCGATGTCTGGGACGAGCTCGATCTCGACTAA
- a CDS encoding tyrosine-type recombinase/integrase, which produces MALKKRERRAPVGARDVKLFPELTLEQALDFVTNAKKVEGLRESTLKDYTKHYGYFVKWLNEFHPDITLIEHIEVSTIRDHISYMKYDRVRYEGHKHIPTEGQRVGLSDTTINIRIRTLKAIFNQLERDDLIEFNPISKVKLLRQDVDLTNCLTDEEIIAILAQPNRRDFVGFRDYVGIMLMLDSGCRVSEMLGLRIGDIDFQTRFITLSGEANKNRKPRMVPFSAAVAKLLLQLIEENRQHFTTDRIFLSCFGDPVSANQFNKRLKYHGEKAGVEGKKMTAHVYRHTWARAMVINGADPFTIQKMGGWSDIRTMRRYIQMDTEDVRRSHDQYSPTSKFIKNRVDR; this is translated from the coding sequence ATGGCGTTAAAGAAGCGAGAACGACGTGCTCCGGTCGGCGCGCGTGATGTAAAGTTGTTCCCGGAGCTCACATTAGAGCAAGCACTGGATTTTGTAACCAACGCAAAGAAAGTGGAGGGGTTACGCGAAAGCACCCTTAAGGATTACACGAAACATTACGGATACTTCGTGAAATGGCTTAACGAGTTCCATCCGGATATCACGTTAATTGAGCATATCGAGGTCAGCACTATTCGGGACCACATTTCGTATATGAAGTACGATCGGGTCCGATACGAAGGACATAAGCACATACCAACGGAGGGGCAACGTGTAGGCTTATCGGATACGACCATTAACATTCGTATACGCACGCTAAAAGCAATCTTCAATCAGCTTGAGCGCGATGACTTAATCGAGTTTAATCCGATAAGCAAAGTGAAGTTGCTGCGCCAAGACGTAGACTTAACGAATTGTCTGACGGATGAAGAGATTATTGCCATCTTAGCACAACCGAATCGTAGGGACTTCGTGGGATTTCGCGATTATGTCGGCATTATGTTGATGCTCGATAGTGGTTGCCGCGTTTCTGAAATGCTCGGACTACGGATTGGTGACATCGATTTTCAGACGCGGTTTATTACTTTATCCGGTGAGGCCAATAAAAACCGTAAGCCGCGCATGGTTCCGTTCTCTGCGGCAGTGGCGAAGTTACTTCTGCAGCTTATAGAGGAAAACCGACAACACTTTACTACGGATCGGATATTCCTTTCATGCTTCGGTGACCCAGTATCGGCGAACCAATTTAATAAGAGGTTGAAGTATCACGGTGAGAAGGCAGGCGTTGAAGGGAAGAAGATGACCGCGCACGTCTATCGGCACACATGGGCGCGAGCTATGGTCATTAACGGAGCTGATCCGTTTACTATTCAGAAGATGGGCGGATGGTCTGATATTCGCACCATGCGCAGATATATTCAAATGGATACGGAAGATGTTCGGCGTAGTCACGATCAATACTCTCCTACGAGTAAATTTATTAAGAATCGAGTAGACAGATGA
- the mqnE gene encoding aminofutalosine synthase MqnE: MSTLVTPFTDKRMAEIVEKVQNGVRLSVEDGVYLYETDDLLTLGQLANEANLRKNGKKVYFIENMSLYFTNVCEAHCAFCNFRKDQGEEGSYTLSGQEMIDYVEQHIHPGVREFHIVGGHNNHVPFQYYVDSLRALNEKYPDVTLKAYTAAEIDFFTRISGLSIREVLQELQKAGLKTLTGGGAEILSDEYRKKMRVDKANVDRYLEVHRTAHELGMRTHTTMLYGSIESYEDRVNHMVQIRELQDETNGFMVFIPLSMQPKSKNASIMRRNSAYEDLKTIAISRLMLDNIDHIKAYFINIGPQLTQVALGFGASDAHGTIVRERISHAAGALTPEGLTRKELIWLIKGAGRIPVERDTFYNEIQVYE, encoded by the coding sequence ATGTCTACATTGGTAACACCGTTCACAGACAAAAGAATGGCTGAGATCGTTGAGAAAGTGCAGAACGGCGTAAGGCTGAGCGTAGAAGATGGCGTATATCTGTATGAAACAGATGATCTGCTGACTTTGGGCCAGCTGGCCAATGAGGCCAACCTGCGGAAGAATGGCAAGAAAGTATATTTCATCGAGAACATGAGTCTTTACTTTACGAACGTATGTGAAGCCCACTGCGCTTTTTGTAATTTCCGCAAAGACCAGGGTGAAGAAGGCTCTTATACATTATCCGGTCAGGAAATGATTGATTATGTGGAACAGCATATTCATCCGGGCGTACGTGAGTTCCATATCGTAGGCGGACATAACAACCATGTTCCTTTTCAATATTATGTCGATTCCCTGCGCGCTTTAAACGAGAAATATCCGGATGTTACACTGAAAGCTTACACGGCAGCCGAGATTGATTTCTTCACCCGGATTAGCGGACTCAGCATCAGAGAAGTTCTGCAAGAGCTGCAAAAAGCAGGTCTGAAAACATTGACTGGTGGCGGCGCTGAGATTCTGTCCGATGAATATCGCAAAAAAATGCGTGTAGACAAAGCCAACGTGGACCGTTATCTTGAGGTGCACCGCACAGCTCATGAGCTCGGCATGCGTACACATACTACGATGTTGTATGGATCGATCGAATCCTATGAGGATCGCGTTAACCATATGGTGCAGATTCGTGAATTGCAAGACGAAACCAACGGATTTATGGTCTTTATCCCGCTTTCCATGCAGCCAAAAAGTAAAAACGCGAGCATTATGCGTCGTAATTCGGCTTATGAGGATCTCAAAACAATTGCGATTAGCCGTCTGATGTTGGATAACATCGATCATATCAAAGCATACTTCATTAACATCGGTCCACAGCTGACTCAAGTCGCTCTTGGTTTCGGTGCTTCGGATGCACACGGTACGATCGTTCGGGAACGGATTAGTCATGCGGCGGGTGCACTCACACCTGAAGGCCTTACACGTAAAGAGCTTATATGGCTCATTAAGGGTGCAGGACGTATTCCCGTAGAACGTGATACGTTCTACAATGAAATTCAAGTGTACGAATAG
- a CDS encoding helix-turn-helix transcriptional regulator: MDGSGVRGIRVMAGMTQAQFAEVLNVSQSCVSDVENGRRNVSRDMRIKIAQKFGTGEDVLTAIQRARESDKLAL; encoded by the coding sequence ATGGACGGATCAGGAGTACGCGGTATCCGGGTAATGGCCGGCATGACGCAGGCGCAATTTGCCGAAGTATTAAACGTCAGCCAATCGTGTGTGAGCGATGTGGAGAACGGACGCCGTAATGTTTCGCGAGACATGCGGATTAAAATTGCACAGAAGTTCGGCACAGGCGAAGACGTTCTAACAGCTATTCAGAGAGCGAGGGAGTCCGACAAATTGGCGCTGTAA
- a CDS encoding methionine ABC transporter permease: MDFSTVRWEEIGKASIETLQILGASGLFTIIIGLPLGVLLFMTARSASIQSRVVYTIISFIVNILRSVPFIILIIAIIPFTRALVGTATGVLGVIPPLVIGAAPYFARLVETTLREVDRGVIEAAQAMGASTGQIVRRVLLPEALPGLLAGITITIVTLVSYTAMAGMVGGGGLGTLAINYGYFRYQYEVMIISVVFMVILVQILQMAGDRLVTFFTRK; encoded by the coding sequence ATGGATTTTTCAACCGTACGTTGGGAAGAGATTGGTAAAGCTTCAATAGAGACACTACAAATCCTGGGCGCTTCTGGCTTGTTCACCATTATCATTGGTTTGCCGCTTGGCGTATTGCTATTCATGACGGCGAGATCCGCCTCAATACAGTCACGTGTGGTGTATACGATAATATCGTTTATTGTTAATATTCTGCGGTCAGTTCCTTTTATCATACTGATTATAGCCATTATTCCGTTCACACGAGCACTCGTTGGTACGGCTACAGGGGTATTGGGTGTGATACCGCCTCTAGTTATTGGAGCAGCTCCATACTTCGCTCGTTTAGTGGAAACTACTTTGCGAGAAGTTGATCGTGGTGTAATTGAAGCGGCACAGGCGATGGGTGCATCAACCGGACAGATTGTAAGACGGGTTTTACTGCCTGAGGCACTGCCTGGTCTGCTTGCTGGTATAACAATCACCATCGTTACGCTTGTCTCTTACACGGCGATGGCGGGCATGGTTGGTGGTGGAGGACTGGGAACGCTGGCAATCAATTATGGATACTTCCGTTATCAGTATGAAGTTATGATAATTTCCGTTGTATTTATGGTCATTCTAGTGCAAATTCTCCAGATGGCTGGAGATCGCTTAGTTACATTTTTCACCAGGAAATAA
- a CDS encoding site-specific integrase codes for MSKQTIKDYRQSMNLFMSRYPTAWDSPHNLKSMLYDHLAQPEIAPATYNSRLVYLRSFLNWCMENNYVRDNPIAKLKKRYEEGRRVSVDIEVLRELLKVPDRSTFVGLRDYALILLTLDTGIRPSEALALLPSNFRPKAREIHVTALTAKTRRSRDLPISDATIKAMGRLIRARPLSWADKVPIFCTNEGNALNRHVWGDRLERHSKKIGVHIRPYDLRHIYALESIRNGSSTFAVQKTLGHSTMEMTKRYVALINDDLKVEHAKTSPLNKIADEEPKRRRLTKISVEEDEE; via the coding sequence TTGAGTAAACAAACGATTAAGGATTATAGGCAGAGCATGAATCTCTTTATGTCGCGCTATCCTACGGCTTGGGATTCTCCACATAATCTAAAATCGATGTTATACGATCATCTCGCTCAACCTGAAATAGCGCCGGCCACTTACAATAGCCGTCTTGTGTATCTGCGTTCATTCCTGAATTGGTGCATGGAGAACAATTATGTTCGAGACAACCCGATCGCTAAGCTTAAAAAGCGCTACGAAGAAGGCCGCCGGGTTAGCGTTGATATCGAAGTTCTCCGTGAATTACTAAAGGTTCCCGATAGATCAACATTCGTCGGCCTACGTGACTACGCGTTAATCTTATTGACGCTAGATACCGGTATTCGGCCATCGGAAGCCCTGGCGCTGTTACCGAGCAACTTCCGTCCCAAGGCCCGCGAGATCCACGTTACGGCGTTAACAGCGAAGACACGGCGGTCCCGGGATCTTCCGATATCAGATGCGACGATAAAGGCGATGGGCAGGCTAATACGTGCGCGGCCGCTGAGTTGGGCGGATAAGGTTCCGATATTTTGTACGAATGAAGGGAACGCGCTGAATCGTCATGTATGGGGCGATAGACTTGAGCGGCACAGCAAGAAGATAGGCGTCCACATCCGGCCTTATGATCTGCGGCACATCTACGCGTTGGAGTCGATTCGTAATGGTTCATCTACCTTCGCGGTACAAAAGACACTCGGCCACTCCACGATGGAAATGACTAAGCGATATGTTGCGTTGATTAACGATGACTTAAAGGTTGAACACGCGAAGACTTCACCGCTCAATAAGATCGCGGACGAGGAACCGAAGAGGAGGAGGTTAACGAAGATTAGTGTGGAGGAAGACGAAGAATAA
- a CDS encoding iron-sulfur cluster assembly accessory protein produces MINISETAADRLKEMLAQQETPGMFLRLGVAPGGCTGFSYAMGFDDKESDEDLYMDIQNMKVVVEKENLKYLNGLEIDFEESGMSGGFTIHNPNAVATCGCGSSFRTKEDAGVPDKDC; encoded by the coding sequence ATGATTAACATCAGCGAAACGGCTGCTGACAGATTGAAAGAGATGCTTGCACAGCAAGAGACACCTGGTATGTTCCTGCGTCTTGGCGTAGCACCGGGCGGTTGCACCGGATTTTCGTACGCCATGGGCTTTGATGATAAAGAGTCCGATGAGGACCTGTATATGGATATTCAGAACATGAAGGTTGTAGTCGAGAAGGAAAACCTGAAATATCTGAACGGACTTGAAATTGATTTTGAAGAGTCCGGTATGTCGGGTGGCTTCACCATTCATAACCCGAACGCGGTAGCTACTTGTGGCTGTGGATCTTCTTTCCGTACGAAGGAAGATGCGGGTGTGCCGGATAAGGATTGTTAA
- a CDS encoding SDR family oxidoreductase gives MKGKIALITGSAKGLGKMTALSLADQGCHIALNYVHSRVEAEALRAQITAKGVRCIAIQADISKVEDISSLVEQVEGNLGSIDILVNNAGPFVRERRLFADYSEAEVQMLVQGNLLGPMLLDQRVLPEMRRKQWGRIIHFGFSHAGEARSWPHRAVYAAAKVGLVSFTKTLAVEEAPYGITVNMVCPGDIRGANKEKTIDEMAGITDEETPRGRPGSGEDIARVITYLCLDHSDFITGNIMDVSGGLDPIRPTIQREDT, from the coding sequence GTGAAGGGAAAGATTGCCCTCATAACGGGAAGTGCCAAAGGTCTTGGTAAAATGACGGCCCTCAGTCTGGCAGATCAGGGATGTCATATTGCCCTCAACTATGTACACAGCAGAGTAGAAGCTGAGGCTTTAAGGGCTCAGATTACAGCCAAGGGTGTGCGGTGTATTGCTATCCAGGCTGATATATCCAAGGTAGAAGATATCTCTTCATTGGTTGAACAGGTGGAAGGCAACCTGGGCAGCATTGATATTTTGGTGAATAACGCGGGTCCATTTGTCCGTGAACGACGATTATTTGCGGATTATTCTGAAGCTGAGGTCCAGATGCTTGTGCAGGGAAATCTGTTAGGACCGATGTTGCTGGATCAGCGTGTATTGCCAGAGATGAGACGCAAGCAATGGGGACGCATTATCCATTTTGGCTTCAGTCATGCTGGAGAAGCGAGATCATGGCCTCATCGCGCCGTATACGCGGCTGCCAAGGTAGGTCTGGTCTCTTTTACAAAGACACTCGCCGTTGAGGAAGCTCCTTATGGAATTACGGTCAACATGGTATGCCCGGGAGATATTCGCGGTGCCAACAAAGAGAAAACGATTGATGAAATGGCAGGCATCACCGACGAGGAAACGCCAAGAGGGCGTCCTGGCAGCGGTGAAGATATCGCACGAGTGATTACGTATCTATGCCTTGATCATTCCGATTTTATAACAGGCAACATTATGGATGTATCTGGAGGACTTGATCCGATTCGTCCGACCATACAGCGCGAGGATACTTAA
- a CDS encoding DUF2167 domain-containing protein, whose amino-acid sequence MMNKRWISFLTLLMVSVLTVSSALQVSAASESDQAPDEYDWISGPASVSLDGKATLEVPESHSFLDKANTQRSILNSGGKPNGNEIGSLTSNSESGSWYVVFEYVKTGHIHDDDQNLNAEELLSSYIRGTEEENRELDPEYRTYITGWEIEPAYDKTKHQLVYSLGFKNADQQAMVNYNVKLLTREGYITAILVIDTANFQQSRQAFEETVLNQLHINAGHTYEEYNASTDKTSTIGLNSLLMGGIGYTASQKFSALLLLKKGWALILVVVLGLIGWIRYKIKSSHGDEEKLSPSERTYLQEADEQQHADQNELSYYRQSGHHSNTDTSEKL is encoded by the coding sequence ATGATGAACAAAAGATGGATATCTTTTCTTACACTTCTAATGGTGAGTGTATTAACAGTCTCCAGTGCCTTGCAGGTATCAGCGGCAAGTGAGAGTGACCAGGCACCTGATGAATACGATTGGATTAGTGGACCAGCATCGGTCTCTCTGGACGGTAAAGCCACACTCGAAGTCCCTGAAAGTCATTCCTTTCTGGATAAAGCCAATACCCAACGCTCGATACTTAACAGTGGTGGAAAACCTAACGGGAATGAAATCGGAAGCCTGACCAGCAATAGCGAATCCGGCTCGTGGTATGTCGTGTTCGAGTACGTGAAGACAGGTCATATTCATGATGATGATCAAAATTTGAATGCCGAAGAACTGTTAAGCAGTTATATCCGAGGCACAGAAGAAGAGAACAGAGAGCTCGATCCTGAATATAGAACGTACATAACAGGTTGGGAAATTGAACCGGCATACGACAAGACCAAACATCAGTTAGTCTACTCCCTTGGTTTCAAGAATGCTGATCAGCAAGCCATGGTGAATTACAATGTAAAACTCCTGACACGCGAAGGGTACATTACAGCCATTCTGGTTATTGATACGGCCAACTTTCAACAGAGCCGCCAGGCATTCGAGGAAACCGTCCTTAATCAACTTCACATTAATGCAGGACATACCTACGAGGAATATAATGCTTCGACTGACAAAACATCCACCATAGGACTCAACAGCCTTCTGATGGGCGGAATCGGGTACACGGCTTCCCAAAAATTCAGCGCCCTTCTTTTGCTCAAAAAAGGATGGGCCTTAATCTTGGTTGTCGTTCTTGGGCTAATCGGTTGGATCAGATACAAAATCAAAAGTTCACACGGAGATGAAGAAAAACTCTCTCCCTCCGAGAGGACGTACTTGCAGGAAGCGGATGAACAGCAGCATGCTGATCAGAATGAATTATCCTACTACCGCCAATCTGGACATCACTCCAATACTGATACATCAGAAAAACTTTGA
- a CDS encoding Cthe_2314 family HEPN domain-containing protein, with the protein MLRTLLGEKPRINEGKLKEAMDSMAHTLELFQRQMHVDHDPTHDYRKLYVWTQGLISSLDELEQSSFAAAHFRKKVVAGSTDDMTPTEKAEYARYVYFYKDGFIRCFAILDKVGTVLNEIFQLNTSNTKAHFSYFTVLRQFDYAREHHDLALKLIQIKDSYREPMSKLRKRRNMEIHYMNSEMHDDLWQLHQTLQGKVKLEDLNQHVQEMRQGVDMVCETLTASYRYINKIWQRNNSL; encoded by the coding sequence ATGCTGCGAACGTTGTTGGGGGAAAAACCGCGTATAAACGAAGGTAAATTGAAGGAAGCGATGGACTCCATGGCGCATACACTTGAGCTGTTTCAGCGGCAAATGCATGTGGATCATGATCCCACGCACGACTATCGGAAACTGTATGTGTGGACTCAGGGACTCATCTCTTCACTGGATGAACTGGAGCAAAGCAGCTTCGCTGCAGCTCATTTTCGCAAAAAGGTCGTTGCAGGCTCAACGGACGACATGACACCGACTGAAAAAGCCGAGTATGCCCGATATGTGTATTTCTACAAAGATGGCTTCATCCGCTGCTTTGCCATTCTGGATAAAGTCGGTACCGTATTGAATGAAATATTCCAACTGAATACTTCAAATACAAAAGCGCATTTTTCTTATTTTACAGTGTTAAGGCAGTTCGATTATGCGAGGGAGCATCATGATCTTGCGTTGAAATTAATTCAGATCAAGGACTCATACCGGGAGCCGATGAGTAAGCTGCGCAAACGACGTAATATGGAAATTCACTACATGAACTCAGAAATGCACGATGACCTGTGGCAGTTACACCAGACCTTGCAAGGTAAAGTAAAGTTAGAGGATCTCAATCAGCATGTGCAGGAAATGCGTCAGGGCGTGGATATGGTCTGTGAAACGTTAACAGCCTCTTATCGTTATATTAATAAAATATGGCAAAGAAATAATTCCCTTTGA